GATAAGAAGCTTTCAGTTAAAGTGACAAATATGGACCAAGAAAAAACGTATGTTGTATCAACAAGTAAAGAGTATGCACTCCAAGGGACTACGGCATCAAAGTACACTGCACCAGACAAAACATTAGGAAGATGGGCATATGGAAATTTAACCTACTATAACGCAGATTCTAGTTCTGTACTTTCGTCCTATTATTCTGCAAATATTAGTAATAAAGGGGGGAAGAATTTAAAAAATGATGGTATAGCTGGAACAATGACTTCTGCGCAACTCATTTCTGGAGATAAATACAGAGTGAACTTGTTAAATAAGAATGATCGGTTTAAATACGCCGTCAAGGCAGGAGATACCTTTACTATTACAAGCGATAACGGGCAACCAATTACTGATTATTTATTAAGCATCTATGATGCAAATAATACAAATGTAGCAGAATCTTCTTTTGAAATTGTACCCACAGGATCAGAAAACATTCTCACGCTCAGAGCAAAACAAGATATAGTATTAAGTCAGATGTATGTTGAAGCAACTGTTCCACAAAATAAGGAAGCGGTTGTGTTATCTGCAGAGAATACAATGATCAATGCGGGAGCAAAATATGAAGTACTATACAATCCGTACATTGAGAAAATTTCTGTAATCAATGCAGATTTTGGCGGAACAGCTTGGGGAAATAGTAATGCGGCAAGTAATAATTCCAAAAATGCTAAAATTCATTTGGAGGGAACAACTGCAGAGCCTCTAAATAATATTAAAATCACAATAGATCACCCTTCCTATTTTTCCGTTAGAGAAATACAAGCACTTGTAACAAGTCAGAAAACCTATAAACTAGGTGTGGATTATACTATAGAAAAAGTTAGTGACACAGAAACAATAATTGCATTTACTACACCTATTACCAATACGATAGATTATTCATTAGTTTTTAATTATGTTCCAGATGGATTAGATAAAACAGAGCCTATTCCAAGTGGTGATAATGCAGTAGATTCTACTGTCACACTTTCAGCCGATGGGTATGAAGATATTCCACCTGTTTTAGTCTCTTCTTACTTAAAAGAAAGAGAGTATAGTGAAGCAACTCTTCAATCTACTCCAGGTAAAAACTCGTTAGCATTTTTGGTGAATGCACGTAATGACTCCTATGATTCATTGATCGTAACATCAGACATTTCTAAGATGGAAGATACAGCAGCAAGTTACAAAATATATAATATTTCCAATGATCAAGTAAAATCAATCGCACATCCTGACTGGACACTTTACGAGAATTCAAGTTTATTAACTAATACTGAGGTGAAGTTGGGGGATGCTGAGTATCCTACAATTACTTACGATGAGACCAAGAAAGTTTATACGTTCGATTTTGGGGAGACGTCTAATCGTTATCTAATTGTTTGGGAAAGAACGAATAATTGGGTCAATAGGTCTAATGATACAATTGAATCAACAGTAACAGGACAACAAGAAGAACCTGTCTCTCAATCGTTTCAAACAACGCCCGCAACTCCTATAGATACATCTGTACTTGAAAAAGATGATACGTTCTTAAATGTAGTTCAACATACATTTACTACAAAAAATGTAGATGCGAATAAATATAAGTTGCTTAGTCCGTCATTTGATATTACTCTTTCTGGGGCAAGTAAAGCAGTAGCCGAAACGGCTTCTATAGCAATCGTAACTAGTTCTGGAGCAACTATCCCTGAAGATGAATACATTATTGTTCCAAAAGTAGATGGAACAGGGATCTCTATCCAGTTTAAAGAAGGATATGTATTAACAGAAAATATAACATTAACTTACAATTCAATTTCTTCTCAATCTGGAAAAGTTTCTACGACTACATCGATAAAATCAGACAGCTTGATTGGATATGACAGTTATCAACTAAGTAAGTTAAGTAATAGCGTTGATATTGAATATGTAGCAGGAGATATGGTTACAAAATTAGTATCAGGAAAAGTACTTTCATACAATACGGTTACAGAAGAGCCCTTAGGGAATGTAGCATTCATCTTGAAAAATCTTGATACAGGAACAGAAGTATCATACACAACAGATGAAGCTGGACTTCAGGCTCTCACAGGAATTCGAACAGGTAACTATAGCTTAGTAGTAACAGAGGTACCAGAAGGATATACTGTTCCAAATGAATATTTGGCTGGCAAAGAACTTAAAATTGTTGAAGATACTGCTCTAAATGAGTTTAAAATTCCTTTGACACCAAAAGAAAACAAAGAAGCGGTAGAAGGAAAAGACTCAACGATCTATGTGGGAAGCACTTGGGATAAAGAAGACAACTTTGTTTCAGCAACCGACAAAGATGGGAACACCGTAACCTATACTGAGTCAATGGTAGACAAGATCGTAGATAAAGCAACAGGAGAAGAAGTAACAACAGTCGATACTAGCAAGCCAGGAGTATACGAAGTAACGTATACCAACGGAGGAGCAACTGATACCGTAACAGTTACAGTTCTAGAAAACAAAGAAGCGGTAGAAGGAAAAGACTCAACGATCTATGTGGGAAGCACTTGGAATAAAGAAGACAACTTCGTTTCAGCAACCGACAAAGATGGGAACACCGTAACCTATACTGAGTCAATGGTAGACAAGATCGTAGATAAAGCAACAGGAGAAGAAGTAACGACAGTCGATACTAGCAAACCAGGAGTATATGAAGTAACGTATACCAACGGAGGAACAACTGATACCGTAACAGTTACAGTTCTAGAAAACAAAGAAGCTGTAGAAGGAAAAGACTCAACGATCTATGTGGGAAGCACTTGGGATAAAGAAGACAACTTCGTCTCAGCAACCGACAAAGATGGGAACACCGTCACATTCACTGAGTCAATGGTAGACAAGATCGTAGACAAAGCAACAGGCGAAGAAGTAACAACAGTCGATACTAGCAAACCAGGAGTATATGAAGTAACGTATACCAACGGAGGAGCAACTGATACCGTAACAGTTACAGTTCTAGAAAACAAAGAAACGGTAGAAGGAAAAGACTCAACGATCTATGTGGGAAGCACTTGGAATAAAGAAGACAACTTCGTCTCAGCAACCGACAAAGATGGGAACACCGTCACATTCACTGAGTCAATGGTAGACAAGATCGTAGATAAAGCAACAGGAGAAGAAGTAACGACAGTCGATACCAGCAAACCAGGAGTATATGAAGTAACGTATACTAATGGAGGAGCAACCGACACCGTATTAGTTACAGTATTAGGAAATAAAGACATAGTAAGTGAGAAGGAATCAATTACAACTGAAAAGACTGAAGAAAAAGCAGCAGTTATTGGAAACAAGACAGAAGTAAAGGGAGCAACATATGAAAAAAGTGGATCGTTGACCCAAAAACTTCCTTCAACGGGAGAAGATATTAGCATTCTTACTAGCATTTTGGGTGGAATACTTCTTACTATTGTGTTGTTCTTTAAAGGAAGAAAGTATAAAAAGAAAGAGTAATGAAAGTGCAAAGTGAACTGTGTAAGTAGCTAATTCCAGAGGCTATCTATCTGTCAACTAAAGTTGGCGAAAAATTAAAGGATTAAATTGATTATCATGAAGCCTAGAGGTAAACTCCTCTAGGTTTTTCGATAAAGTAAAGAACTTCTGGGCAGGTCAGATGCTTGATTTTCTTCGGATAGTAAAACTCATTAAATAGTTTAAAAACGAAAGAAACAGCGCTTTTTTCGATTAGAAATAGGTTTGATAGTCCGATATGCCAATCAATAAGTTCGTGAATCTCAACAAATAATTTTCATTATTTCCTTGTTCATTTTTTGAAGTAGTCTTAATCCTTAATAATCAATGCACTTGTGTCTTCCAGGTGATAGGAAGACAAATCTAGTTTGACTGATTTATTTATTTTAGGATCATATTTAGTGATTTGGTCGTCAAACATAAAATAATAATAGCCATTTTTCATAGAGAGAAATGGAGAATTTATATGTTTTTCTTTTTCTTGTTTTTCGTATTCTGGAAAATGAATGAACGATTCAGATTGTTCTTTCAAATGATAAACAGTCCACGTATAACTTTTTACATACAATTCATAATGACGAATAAGTAGGTGTTCATTTTGAGCATCCACGTATATCTCCATTGGATAAGGATACGTTAGATTGATGTATTCTTTCTTTTTGTTTGCCAAATCATAGACAAGGATTCGTTTAGATTCGCCAGGTTCACCGTCTGAACGTATGCCAGCATTGCCTTCAGTTATATATAGTTTGTTTTGAAATGCAGCCATTCTCATGTAAGCACTCGTTTCATCCCCTAAGTCTATTTCTTCTACTACCTCCAACTCTTTTGTCATTTTTAGTAATATATTCTTACTCGTTCCGTCGTCGGGATTATTATAAGCGCACAAAACATAAAGATATTCCCCAAGCGGAATTAATTGGTTAGTCAGAATACTTTCTTTTTGATGGATTTCTTTTTTTAGCTTAAGTTTCAAGTTTTTGTCATATTTATAAAACTCTGTTCGATCGCTAAAACAAGTGGTTGTATAAAAAAATTCTCCATCTACATTGGAAGTATAGGCATCATTGCCTTTTGCTTTTACAAGATCAATCGACAAATCGCTATTGATTTTGGCTAAAAAAACGTCAAGTTTCGGACTTTCAGATGTTTTTGTATAGTAGCTGTTATTCATTTCCCAAAAGTTAGTACGCCAAAAATTTAGGTTGCCATCTGTTCGTTTTTGTTGTTCAACGTTTTGCAAGGCATCGTCTTTTTCTTTAAATGTTGTGATGTTTTTTGAATCAATGATGGCAAGATCGTATTCTTTTTTTGGTAGAGTCGTTGTTTTTTTGCAGCTACTTAGAATAAATAAGACCAATAAGGAGATGGCTATTAGGAGGTTAAGATAATATTTTTTCATGTTCAGCTCTTTTCTTAACGTAAGATTTGTTAATAATTTTGATTATACGTTAGTAAGAATTTGGTGTCAATTTGATTATATTAAATATTGTTTGTCTATAGTAGGCGTTTAAAGGGTAGAAACAATCTCGTTTTATTTTATGTGAAAATCAATGACTGAAAGAAATCGTTCCTTCGCCAAAACTCTTCTTTCAATGGTATGATAAATGAAGAAAAAGGCAGAGAGGAGAGTGTGATATGAAAAAATTAGTTTTATTTGGTGATAGTATCACTGCTGGATATGGAGAAGAAGCAATCACTCCGATTTTACAACAGTTAATTACGGAGGGATTAGAAGCACAAAATCTAGAAGAAATCACGATTATCAACGCTGGGATGCCGGGCGATACTACCGTTGATGCGATGAAGCGTTTAGATAAAGAAGTCTTGAGAGAGAAGCCTGATCTTGTGACGATTTTCTTTGGAGCGAATGACACAAATAGGGATAATTTAGTTTCTCTAGAAACATTTGCAGAAAATATTGAAACAATGATTGTAAAAATCGGCAAGGAAAAAGTTATTTTATTGACACCGCCTTATGTGGATTGTGCTAGAAAACCAAATCGTGAGGATGGACGGATTCGTGAGTACGCAGAGCGAGTAAAAGCGATTGCTGAACGATATGAGATTCCAGTCATCGATCTTTATAAAGCGATGGTGGTTTATCCTGGCACCGATGAGTTTTTACAAGCAGATGGTCTGCATTTTTCTAAAACAGGCTACGACTTACTTGCAGCCTTGATTGTTCGTGAAATAAAAGGTAGACTGATGACAAAAGACAATAGTTAGGAAGAAGAACATGACGAATCATTATTATACAGAAAATCCAGATCTTGCCCATGATTTAGAGCAGTGGTCATTTGAATTAAGAGGAAAGAAATTCCAATTTTTAACTGATAGCGGGGTCTTTTCCCGTAATACAGTGGATTTTGGCTCACGAGTGTTGATCGATGCGTTTGACTTTGAAGAATTACCAGAAGGAAAATTGCTGGATGTCGGTTGTGGCTATGGTCCAATCGGTTTAACATTAGCGTCAATCAGTGGTAGAGAAGTAGAGATGATTGATGTTAATCAACGAGCAGTGGCTTTAGCACAGGAAAATGCTAAGAAAAATCAAGTGAAAAACGTAGACATTCACACGTCCAATATTTATGCAGATATCCATGAAACGCACTATGCTGCAATCATCAGTAATCCGCCAATTCGTGCAGGGAAAAAAGTGGTTCATGAAATTTTAAGTGAAGCCCATCCTTTGCTTGTTACTGGTGGTACATTAACGGTCGTTATCCAAAAGAAACAAGGCGCACCTAGCGCAGAGAAAAAAATGGAAGAAGTCTTCGGCAATGTCGAAGTCGTAACCAAAGATAAAGGCTATTATATTTTAAAAAGCGTGAAAGAAGCTTAAATCTTTAAAGAGCAATGCCAAAGCAGTCTTCGACAGAAGTTGCGGCATTGCTTTTTTTTGGTCGAAACTATCTTTTTGCAAGGGTTTCCTCTAAAATAGATGTACAAGAAGAAAAGTCAAGACAGTGAGTGAGATTGGAGTGAGCTAGATGGTCACGATTAAAGACGTAGCGAAGCACGCTGGGGTATCTGTCGCTAGTGTATCCAGATATATTAATAAAAACGGGTATGTACGAACTGAAACAGGGAAAAAAATTGCAGAAGCAATCAAAGAATTGGACTATGTACCTAACGAAGTGGCACGATCTTTATTTCAAAAAAAATCGAAAATCATCGGCGTGTTATTGCCGGATATTGCCAATCCGTATTTTCCTTTACTAGCAAAAGGAATCGAAGAAACGTTGATCAAAAATGGGTATATGATGCTTTTGGCGAACACATCCGATTCACAAGAGCAGCTAAACCAGTATATTACCACGTTTATTCAAAATAATGTCAGTGGAATTATCACTGCCTTACCGATCAAACCTCTTCCAGATATTTCTGTTGTTGGAATCGATCGAGTATATGAAGGGGAAATCAGCAAAGTGTTGCCAGATGATTATTTAGGTGGAAAATTGATTGGTGAAGCAATTTTAAAGACGACATTTGAACATATCTTGATTATTACAGGAAGTCTTTCTTTTACTAGTGCGAAAAAGCGTTTAAAAGGATTGACCGATGTACTAGACATGGAAAAAACGGCCTATGATATTTATGAAACCTCTTCTTTTAATGTGAATGAAGTGGATAAAATTTCTGACCGATTTTTTGAACAGTATGCTTCTGTCGATACAGTCATTGCTTCAAATGATTATTTAGCATTAAAAATTATGCAAAAAGCACAACAACGAGGGATGCGGATTCCAGAGGATTTACAGATTATTGGGTATGACGGTATTCCGTTTGCGGATATGACTTATCCTAAGTTAACGACGATTCAACAACCTGTTTACGAAATTGGTGAGACCGCAGCAGAGATCATGATGCAGTTAGTAGCCCAAGAAAAAATAGACAAAGAAGAGAAAATATTGCCCGTTAGACTGCAAAAAGGAGAAAGTTTACGCTGAAAGGGTTTACAAAATCGGTAAAAAGTGTTAATGTACAACCATAGGTAACCGGTTACACATTGTGGATGGAGATGATAAAATGAAAAAAGCAGCAGTGATAGGCAGTATATCTACGGACTTTGTAGTCACAACAGAAGTAATCCCAAATCAAGGGGAAACGGTTGTTGGTCAAAGTTTTCAAACCTTCTTTGGTGGAAAAGGAGCCAATCAAGCAGTTGCTCTTAGCCGAGCAGGGGTAGATGTATTTATGTTAGGGGCTGTCGGAAGCGATTCTTTTGGAAAGGAATTGATCAGAAATTTAAGTGAAAATGCTATTCATACAGAAATGATCCAGACCATTGAAGAAAGTGAAAGTGGTTCTGCCCATATTCAGATAAAAGATGGCGACAATCGGATTGTCATTATTCCAGGAGCGAATGACCTGATTTCTATTGAAATGGTTAAACAGTATCAAGAAGAGCTACAAAAAATGGACATCATTGTATTGCAAAATGAAATCCCGTTAGAAACTATTGAATATTTGATTGATTGGTGCTTTGAGCACAAGATCAAAACTATTTATAATCCAGCACCAGCGAAAGAAATTGCTGGAAAATATATTGATAAAGTGACCTACATCACACCAAATGAGCATGAAACAGCGTTATTGTTTAAAGGTGAAGCAAGAGAAAACGTCCTTAAAAGATACCCAAACAAATTAATTGTCACGCTAGGAGAACAAGGAGCTGTCTTTCATGATGGGGAAAAAGAAGTCGTTGTGCCAGCACATCGCGTTACGAATGTAGTAGATACGACAGGTGCAGGAGATACGTTTAACGGCTATTTTGCGAAAGGGATTTTAGACGGAAAATCATTAGCTGAAAGTTTAGCACTAGGTAACGCGGCTTCTGCTTTGGCTATTCAAGCAAAGGGAGCGCAAGATGGGATTCCGGTGTATGAAAAGGTGGTTGGGGCATTATGAAAAAAAGTGGCTTATTGAACTCAGAAATCGCCAAAATGGTTGATGATTTACGTCATACAGATCGTTTCATTATTGGCGATTGCGGTCTGCCAGTTCCAGAAAATGTGAAGGAAATTGATATTTCTTTAAAGCAAGGCACTCCGTCATTTTATTCGGTGTTGGAAACCATTTTAGCAGAAGTTGCGGTTGAAAAAGTGGTCTTAGCCGATGAAATCAAAGAAAATAATCCCGCTCTTTATGAACAAGTAACGCCCTTATTTTCGACAATCGAGTATGTTTCACATGAAGAATTCAAGCAGTTGAGCCAAGGCGTAAAAGCAATTATCCGCACAGGTGAAGTGACGCCGTATGCAAATATTATTTTACAGTCAGCAGTGATTTTTTAGAAAATGAGAGGAGTGTTCTCATGGAAGTAAAAATGTCAGGGATCAATAAATGTTTTGGCACAAATAAGGTATTGGAAGGCGTTGATTTTGAACTGAAATCAGGCGAAATCCATGCTTTAATGGGAGAAAACGGTGCTGGAAAATCGACATTGATGAATATTTTAACGGGGCTGCATAAACAAGACGCTGGAAAAATATTTATTGATGGAAAGGAAAGATACTTTAAAAACCCAAAAGAAGCCGAAGAGTTTGGGCTAACGTTTATTCACCAAGAAATGAATACGTTTTCTAACATGACAGTTTTGGAAAATATGTATTTAAATCGAGAAATCAAAACAAGTTTTGGTCTACTCGACAACAAAAAAATGGCTGAACAAGCGAAAGCGATTTTCGATGAACTGCATATTTCATTGGATTTATCTGAGCAGGTGGATCGCTTATCTGTCGGTCAGCAGCAAATGCTTGAGATTGCTAAATCATTGATGCTAAATGGTCAAGTCTTGATTATGGATGAGCCGACTGCTGCACTTTCTGAGATGGAAATTGCGAACTTGTTTAAGATTATTCGTGGGTTAAAAGAAAAAGGTGTCGCGATTGTTTATATCTCTCATAGAATGGAAGAAATTTTCTCTCTATGTGATCGAATTACAGTGATGCGTGATGGGATTTCTGTTAGTTGTTACCAAATTGCTCAAGTCGATGTGAATCAGATTGTGCATGATATGGTGGGAAGAGATATCGGTGATTTTTATCCAGAGAAAACAAATAAGATTGGTTCAGTCAAATTTGAAGTGAACCATCTGACATCAAAAAATCTGTTTGAAGATGTGTCTTTTTCAGTTAGAGAAGGGGAAATTTTAGGTTTTTCAGGATTGATGGGTTCTGGACGAACGGAAATTATGCGGGCTGTTTTTGGTATCGATTCACATGATTCTGGTGACATTCTTTTGCAAGGGGAAAAATTAAAAATAAATAAACCATCTGACGCAATCAAGCACGGAATTGGTTTTTTAACAGAAGATCGGAAAGAAGAAGGGCTGATTCTTGATTTCAGTTTAGAAGATAATATTGTGTTGCCTTCAGTGGATGAATTTGCCAAACATGGGTTGTTGGAAAAGAAAACGATGGATGAATTTGTGAACTTACTTTTAAAACGTTTAACGGTCAAAGCAGAAAGCAAAGAAGTTCCTGCAAGTAGTTTATCAGGAGGAAATCAGCAAAAAGTCGTTTTAGCCAAATGGATCGGGATTGGTCCACAAGTCTTGATTTTAGATGAGCCAACTAGAGGTGTTGACGTAGGGGCGAAACGAGAAATTTATCTGTTGATGAATGAATTAGCAGAACGAGGTGTGGCGATCATTATGATTTCAAGTGATTTGCCAGAAGTTATGAGTGTGAGCGATCGTGTGATTGTAGTTAGAGAAGGAAAAATTGCTGGTGAAGTAAGAAAAGAAGAGGCGACACAAGAAAAAATTATGAACCTAGCTACAGGAGGAAATTAATCATGGAAAAGACAAAACAGAAAAAAATTGCTCTTGGGTCATTAGGACCGTTACTTGCATTAGTCGTATTAGTGATTGTCGTAACGGTGTTAAATCCTAGTTTTATTGCGACGAATAATTTGCTGAATTTACTACGTCAAGTATCCATCAATGCGTTGATTGCTTTTGGAATGAGTTTTGTTATTCTCACTGGCGGTATTGATCTTTCGGTCGGTTCTACATTAGCGTTATCAGGTGCGTTGACGGCAGGATTGATTGCCAGCGGAGTATCACCGGTTCTTGCAATGCTTTTCGGTGTGGTTTTGGGTGCATTTCTTGGCATGATAAATGGTTTGTTGATTACCAAAGGGAAAATGGCACCGTTTATCGCAACGCTTGCCACTATGACGATTTATCGTGGGGCGACGTTGGTTTATACAGATGGGAACCCAATTACTGGAATCGGCAAAAGTTTTATTTTTCAATTTATGGGTAAGGGTTATTTATTTGGTATTCCATTTCCAATTATTGTTATGTTGCTATTTTTCGTATTCCTTTATACCTTGCTTCATAAAACAGCTTTCGGTAAAAAAACATACGCTGTAGGAGGGAATCTTAAAGCGGCTGAAATTGCTGGGGTCAAAACAGACAAAATTCAAATCATCATCTACACGATCTCAGGATTGATGGCTTCCATCTCAGGAATTATTCTAACTTCAAGACTAAATTCAGCGCAACCAACGGCAGGACAAGCCTATGAAATGGATGCTATTGCAGCGGTTGTGTTAGGCGGAACGAGTTTATCTGGAGGAAAAGGACGATTGTTTGGGACCTTGATTGGGGCGCTGATTATAGGCACGATTAACAATGGCTTGAATTTATTAGGCGTATCTAGTTTTTATCAACAAATCGTTAAAGGCTTAGTTATTATCATTGCGGTATTGTTAGACCGCAAACAAAATAAATAAAGATGAAGGAGAATCGCACAATGAAAAAACTAGTATTATCAATGGTGGCGGCAGGGTTACTTTTATCAGGATGTGGCGCAGCAACATTAGGAGAAAATGATACGCAAACAGACAAAAAAACAGAAGAGAAAAAAGCAGCAGATTTAAAAGTAGGGGTAAGTATTTCTACCTTAAATAATCCATTCTTTGTTTCTGTAAAAGATGGGATTCAAACCTTAGCAGATGAAAATAAAACAAAAACGATCATATCCGATGCACAAAATGATGCCTCAAAACAAAGCAATGATATTGATGATCTGATTCAACAAAAAGTAGATGTTATCTTAGTCAATCCAGTTGATTCTTCAGCAATCCAACCTGCTGTTGAAGCAGCCAATGAAGCGAATATCCCTGTCATTGCGTTAGATAGAAGTTCTGATGGTGGGGAAATCTTAACACTAGTTGCTTCTGATAATGTAAAAGGTGGGGAAATGGCAGCTAATTTTATCAAAGAAAAAGTAGGGAAAGACGCAAAAGTGGCACAATTAGAAGGAACACCAGGTGCTTCAGCGACAAGAGAGCGTGGAAAAGGCTTCGAATCAATTGCTAAAAAAGACTTGAAAGTCGTTCAAAGCCAATCTGCTGACTTTGACCGTGCTAAAGGATTAACGGTTATGGAAAATATCTTGCAATCAAGTTCAGATATAAAAGCGGTTTTTGCTCAAAATGATGAAATGGCTCTAGGAGCAGTAGAAGCTTTAAAATCAGCAGGTAAAAAAGATGTTTTAGTGGTTGGGTTTGATGGAAATGAAGATGGCTTGAAAGCTGTAAAAGCAGGAACCTTAGCTGCAACAGTGGCTCAACAACCTGTGGAAATGGGTAAACTTGCTTTACAAGCAGCCTATGATCATTTTGAAGGGAAGAAAGTGGAGAGTAAAATTGATTCGCCGTTGGAATTAGTGGAAGCAAAATAGACTGATGCAGTGAAGTGAGAATTTTTTTTATGGAAATGCCTCCTAAAGCTTGAATAAATGGAGGTTGAGATAAAAGTCGATTAGGTTCGAGCTAGTGGAGTAAAAAATCGAACAATACACTTCTTGTATTGCTCGATTTTTGCGAAATTGCCGAAGAACCTGCCTTTTGTCTACCGTTTATTAGGATTTAGAGTGTGAAACAAAACTGATTTTTAGTTTTGTTCCACACTCTTTATTTTTACTCTTTAACAAGCTGCAATAAATGGGTATAAATAGCCTTCCACGTTCCTTGTTCATTAAAGTTTTCTACAAGCAAAAAGGT
The DNA window shown above is from Enterococcus sp. 4G2_DIV0659 and carries:
- a CDS encoding bacterial Ig-like domain-containing protein, whose translation is MKKNRILTCVTLAALLSQNILPLSAAAEVLEENVQTEDVTSSEVVESESSDSEQATTEETTETQIQQDSSESEDVPVEEENVVPHSRAVPAGMEITDELLQEIKIYNMTDNVGTEYNTNGINRIENGAAVKLQLDFNQVGTYHSGDTYTLPLPDYIGLSGIDITLTGSTSAKATVDAANRQLVVTFTEATTDPNFTINILTYLKVEAGIKPIVTLDTAGKTAKTYTFNAYEKVEDIKFISDKNVWGISGDIFYNLSRALSGEQFLNITNSAFATIENQGIQLALVDPDKGITVKSYYVDVKGNPILDTEEVLVDGTDYVIIENSDKKLSVKVTNMDQEKTYVVSTSKEYALQGTTASKYTAPDKTLGRWAYGNLTYYNADSSSVLSSYYSANISNKGGKNLKNDGIAGTMTSAQLISGDKYRVNLLNKNDRFKYAVKAGDTFTITSDNGQPITDYLLSIYDANNTNVAESSFEIVPTGSENILTLRAKQDIVLSQMYVEATVPQNKEAVVLSAENTMINAGAKYEVLYNPYIEKISVINADFGGTAWGNSNAASNNSKNAKIHLEGTTAEPLNNIKITIDHPSYFSVREIQALVTSQKTYKLGVDYTIEKVSDTETIIAFTTPITNTIDYSLVFNYVPDGLDKTEPIPSGDNAVDSTVTLSADGYEDIPPVLVSSYLKEREYSEATLQSTPGKNSLAFLVNARNDSYDSLIVTSDISKMEDTAASYKIYNISNDQVKSIAHPDWTLYENSSLLTNTEVKLGDAEYPTITYDETKKVYTFDFGETSNRYLIVWERTNNWVNRSNDTIESTVTGQQEEPVSQSFQTTPATPIDTSVLEKDDTFLNVVQHTFTTKNVDANKYKLLSPSFDITLSGASKAVAETASIAIVTSSGATIPEDEYIIVPKVDGTGISIQFKEGYVLTENITLTYNSISSQSGKVSTTTSIKSDSLIGYDSYQLSKLSNSVDIEYVAGDMVTKLVSGKVLSYNTVTEEPLGNVAFILKNLDTGTEVSYTTDEAGLQALTGIRTGNYSLVVTEVPEGYTVPNEYLAGKELKIVEDTALNEFKIPLTPKENKEAVEGKDSTIYVGSTWDKEDNFVSATDKDGNTVTYTESMVDKIVDKATGEEVTTVDTSKPGVYEVTYTNGGATDTVTVTVLENKEAVEGKDSTIYVGSTWNKEDNFVSATDKDGNTVTYTESMVDKIVDKATGEEVTTVDTSKPGVYEVTYTNGGTTDTVTVTVLENKEAVEGKDSTIYVGSTWDKEDNFVSATDKDGNTVTFTESMVDKIVDKATGEEVTTVDTSKPGVYEVTYTNGGATDTVTVTVLENKETVEGKDSTIYVGSTWNKEDNFVSATDKDGNTVTFTESMVDKIVDKATGEEVTTVDTSKPGVYEVTYTNGGATDTVLVTVLGNKDIVSEKESITTEKTEEKAAVIGNKTEVKGATYEKSGSLTQKLPSTGEDISILTSILGGILLTIVLFFKGRKYKKKE
- a CDS encoding SGNH/GDSL hydrolase family protein is translated as MKKLVLFGDSITAGYGEEAITPILQQLITEGLEAQNLEEITIINAGMPGDTTVDAMKRLDKEVLREKPDLVTIFFGANDTNRDNLVSLETFAENIETMIVKIGKEKVILLTPPYVDCARKPNREDGRIREYAERVKAIAERYEIPVIDLYKAMVVYPGTDEFLQADGLHFSKTGYDLLAALIVREIKGRLMTKDNS
- a CDS encoding class I SAM-dependent methyltransferase, whose product is MTNHYYTENPDLAHDLEQWSFELRGKKFQFLTDSGVFSRNTVDFGSRVLIDAFDFEELPEGKLLDVGCGYGPIGLTLASISGREVEMIDVNQRAVALAQENAKKNQVKNVDIHTSNIYADIHETHYAAIISNPPIRAGKKVVHEILSEAHPLLVTGGTLTVVIQKKQGAPSAEKKMEEVFGNVEVVTKDKGYYILKSVKEA
- a CDS encoding LacI family DNA-binding transcriptional regulator → MVTIKDVAKHAGVSVASVSRYINKNGYVRTETGKKIAEAIKELDYVPNEVARSLFQKKSKIIGVLLPDIANPYFPLLAKGIEETLIKNGYMMLLANTSDSQEQLNQYITTFIQNNVSGIITALPIKPLPDISVVGIDRVYEGEISKVLPDDYLGGKLIGEAILKTTFEHILIITGSLSFTSAKKRLKGLTDVLDMEKTAYDIYETSSFNVNEVDKISDRFFEQYASVDTVIASNDYLALKIMQKAQQRGMRIPEDLQIIGYDGIPFADMTYPKLTTIQQPVYEIGETAAEIMMQLVAQEKIDKEEKILPVRLQKGESLR
- the rbsK gene encoding ribokinase; translated protein: MKKAAVIGSISTDFVVTTEVIPNQGETVVGQSFQTFFGGKGANQAVALSRAGVDVFMLGAVGSDSFGKELIRNLSENAIHTEMIQTIEESESGSAHIQIKDGDNRIVIIPGANDLISIEMVKQYQEELQKMDIIVLQNEIPLETIEYLIDWCFEHKIKTIYNPAPAKEIAGKYIDKVTYITPNEHETALLFKGEARENVLKRYPNKLIVTLGEQGAVFHDGEKEVVVPAHRVTNVVDTTGAGDTFNGYFAKGILDGKSLAESLALGNAASALAIQAKGAQDGIPVYEKVVGAL
- the rbsD gene encoding D-ribose pyranase, whose product is MKKSGLLNSEIAKMVDDLRHTDRFIIGDCGLPVPENVKEIDISLKQGTPSFYSVLETILAEVAVEKVVLADEIKENNPALYEQVTPLFSTIEYVSHEEFKQLSQGVKAIIRTGEVTPYANIILQSAVIF
- a CDS encoding sugar ABC transporter ATP-binding protein — protein: MEVKMSGINKCFGTNKVLEGVDFELKSGEIHALMGENGAGKSTLMNILTGLHKQDAGKIFIDGKERYFKNPKEAEEFGLTFIHQEMNTFSNMTVLENMYLNREIKTSFGLLDNKKMAEQAKAIFDELHISLDLSEQVDRLSVGQQQMLEIAKSLMLNGQVLIMDEPTAALSEMEIANLFKIIRGLKEKGVAIVYISHRMEEIFSLCDRITVMRDGISVSCYQIAQVDVNQIVHDMVGRDIGDFYPEKTNKIGSVKFEVNHLTSKNLFEDVSFSVREGEILGFSGLMGSGRTEIMRAVFGIDSHDSGDILLQGEKLKINKPSDAIKHGIGFLTEDRKEEGLILDFSLEDNIVLPSVDEFAKHGLLEKKTMDEFVNLLLKRLTVKAESKEVPASSLSGGNQQKVVLAKWIGIGPQVLILDEPTRGVDVGAKREIYLLMNELAERGVAIIMISSDLPEVMSVSDRVIVVREGKIAGEVRKEEATQEKIMNLATGGN